One segment of Triticum aestivum cultivar Chinese Spring chromosome 2A, IWGSC CS RefSeq v2.1, whole genome shotgun sequence DNA contains the following:
- the LOC123185749 gene encoding uncharacterized protein — MLLKGMAARHPSGATTAAMASCCSHSPLARANRAVTCVQQQTVPMPNQTFGGVGGALAAGRNHNKPGEEEVLRLQGATTTSRARRRWRAGAAEAAGARAARPDHQPTQHLGGILPGEDSREDKGPARTGAQGEQRYQLENEAQIMLVAKLA; from the exons ATGCTTCTCAAGGGCATGGCTGCTCGCCATCCATcgggggcgacgacggcggcgatggcgtcctGCTGCTCCCACTCACCCTTGGCAAGGGCGAATCGGGCGGTGACGTGCGTGCAG CAGCAAACGGTGCCCATGCCGAACCAGACCTTTGGCGGAGTAGGAGGTGCTCTGGCTGCAGGGCGCAACCACAACAAgccgggggaggaggaggtgcTCCGGCTGCAGGGCGCAACCACCACAAGCCGGGCGAGGAGGAGGTGGCGCGCCGGCGCCGCCGAGGCAGCGGGTGCGCGCGCGGCCAGGCCAGACCACCAACCCACACAGCACCTCGGAGGGA TTTTGCCGGGAGAGGATAGCCGAGAGGATAAAGGCCCTGCAAGAACTGGTGCCCAAGGTGAGCAAAGATATCAGCTGGAGAACGAGGCACAGATTATGCTTGTAGCTAAGCTAGCTTAA